From the genome of Pseudomonas migulae:
TGATGTAGTGCTCGTCGATATCGAATGCGGCGCGAAACGCACCGTCGCCCACCGACACATGCGGTTCGAGGTTCATCGAATACATGTAATCGTCATCGGGGAACGGGAAGGGCGCGCGGGCGATGGTTTCCGGGCTGTTGGCGAAGGTGTAGTCGTCGCGATAGGTTTCGTCGGGATTGAATTGGATATTCATTGTTTTTTTTCTCCGTCGATCAGAGGTCGATGACCAGGCGATTGCACTTGGCGCGGGATACACAGGGCATGATTTTCTTGCGGCCGACCTTGTCTTCGTCGGACAGCCAGTCATCGCTGTGCAGCAGCTCGCCGTCGAGTTCCAGCACTTCGGTTTCGCAATGCCCGCAGGCACCGCCGCGACACAGGTAGGGCATGCTGTAGCCGGCGGCTTCGACCGCTTCGAGCATGGTCTGGTCAGGCGAGACTTCGATGGTTGCGCCGCTGCGGCCGAGGGTGAAACTAAAGGCTTCGCCGCCGCTGCTCTGTTCGAGGAAACGCTCGAAGTGCACGTGGCTGTCGGTCCAGCCCAGATCTCGGGCGCAGGCCAGGGTGGCGTCGATCATGCTGTCCGGGCCGCACACATAGACGTGGCTGCCCAACGGGCGGTCGGCGAGCACCCGGCCGATCTCCATGCGCGATTCAATGCCCTTGCGGTACAGGTGAACCTGTTCGCCGTAGGTGGCCTGCAACTCCTTGCCGAGCTGCGCATGTTCTTCACCGCGCACCGCGTAATGCAGTTCGAACGGCACCTTGCTCAGGCGCAGTTCTTCCAGCTGGGAAATCACCGGCGTGATGCCGACGCCACCGGCGATGAACAGGTGCAGGCGCGCCTGTTTGATCAGCGGGAACAGGTTGACCGGCGGGGTGACCTCGATCAGATCGCCTTCACTCACGTTGTCGTGCAGCGACGCCGAACCACCGCGCCCGGCGTCTACGCGGCGCACGGCAATCTGATAACTGCTGGTGTCGTACGGCGAACTCAGTAGCGAATACGGGTTGCGCAAGGTGTTCTGTTGATTGGCG
Proteins encoded in this window:
- a CDS encoding PDR/VanB family oxidoreductase, whose amino-acid sequence is MSQNNGTLNLRVARIEAVTPEIKRFTLVSPTGAHLPAFSGGSHVVVLIANQQNTLRNPYSLLSSPYDTSSYQIAVRRVDAGRGGSASLHDNVSEGDLIEVTPPVNLFPLIKQARLHLFIAGGVGITPVISQLEELRLSKVPFELHYAVRGEEHAQLGKELQATYGEQVHLYRKGIESRMEIGRVLADRPLGSHVYVCGPDSMIDATLACARDLGWTDSHVHFERFLEQSSGGEAFSFTLGRSGATIEVSPDQTMLEAVEAAGYSMPYLCRGGACGHCETEVLELDGELLHSDDWLSDEDKVGRKKIMPCVSRAKCNRLVIDL